TCACGCAACCGCCGACCCAGGCGACCTTGTAGGCGGTCCACTTCGGACGGTGCCGGACCCGCTCCGACAGGTGCGTCGGGTTGGCCGCGTTGTGCAGGGTCCAGCGCCGCCACTCGCGGGTGCCGGGCGTGATCTGCTCCGGCTCCGGCCTGCCGTCCCACTCCTCGTACGGCTCCAGCTCGTGCGGCCGCCGGTCGTCCAAGTAGGACAGTCCGGTGACGGCGTTGCCGACCATCCCGCAGCCCAGCTCGGTGATCGCCGAGTGCAGGCGGCTGATCGCGCCGGGTTCGAGCCACACGTCGTCGTCGAGGAACAGCACGTAGTCCGCTTTGGACTGGTCCAGCAGGTGGTTGCGCTGCTGCGCCAGACCGCGCCGGGGCAGGTTCCGGCTCAGGTCGACCGGGTGGCCCTGGTGCCGCAGCACCCGCACCATCGCCTCAGCCGCCGGGGAGTCGTAGGAGGCGTTCCCGTCGGACTGGTCGGCCACGTGCACGGCGAAGTCCGGGAAGTCCTGCGCGGCCAGGCCGGACAGCGTGACGGCGAGCTCGGCGGGCCGGTTGCGCGTGGGGATGAGGACGTCGACCCTCACGCGCCCTCCCCGACCGGCGCGGAGGTGCGGATCTTCTCGATCACCGAGGTCGTCGAGTGGTCGGCGACGTACCCGAGCACGCGGACCTCGCCGCCGTAGGACCGCACCGTCGGTGCCTCCGGCAGCATGTTCTCGGTGTAGTCGCCGCCCTTGACGTAGAGCTGCGGCTCCAGCAGCTTGAGCAGCTCGATCGGAGTGTCCTCTTCGAACACGGCCACGTGGTCCACGCAGCTGAGCGCGGACAGCACGGCGGCGCGGTCCTGTGCGGTGTTCACCGGACGGTCCGGCCCCTTGAGCCGGCGCACGCTCTCGTCGGAGTTGACCGCGACGATCAGCACGTCGCCCAGCCGCTTGGCCTCGTTGAGGTAGGTGATGTGCCCGCGGTGCAGCACGTCGAAGCAGCCGTTGGTGAACACCACCCGGCGCCCGGCCTCGCGGTGCGCGGCGACGGCGCGGGCGAGTTCCCCGGCCGGCACCGCGGCCTCGCGTTCCCGGCTCAGCGCCAGGGACAGCTGAGCCTGGCTGCAGATCGCAGTGCCGTCCTGGTGCACCACGACGTTCGCCGCCGTCTGCGCCAGCTCCATGCAGCTCGTGGTCGGCAGGCCCGCGGCCCGCGCCAGCACGAGCGCCGCCGCGAACGTGTCGCCCGCGCCGCTGGCCTGGCTCTCCGGTGCGGGATCGGCCCACGTGCGGTAGCCGCGGCCCTCGCCCGTGAGCAGCATCGCGCCGTGCCGGTCCATGGTCACGACCGCGGCCGCGGCGCCGGTCTTGTCGAGTAGCGTCCGCCGCTCGTCCTCGAACAGGCGCGCGCGTTCTTCGCCGGGCTCCGGCAGGTCGGCGCCGAGCAGGTTCGCGGCCTCCGCGGCGTTCGGGGTGACGAGGTCGGGCCGGGCCTGCAGCCAGTGCTCGAAGTCGTGCGCGTCGACGACCAGCAGCGGGATGTCCGCCCGCAGCCGCGCCACCGCGTCCCGCAGCGGCTTGCCGAGCAGGCCGTTGCCGTAGTCGCACACCATCAGCGCATCCGCGCCGGCCAGCGCGTTCTCCAGCGCCTTGGTGAGGCGGTTCGTCTGCACCGCGGGCAGGTCGTCGCGGTCGCCCTCGTCGAACCGCAGCAGCACCTGGTCGTCGGCGACCACGCGCTGCTTGCTGATGCTGCGCCGCGACGGCGCGGTGAGCAGGTTCTCGGTGTCGACGCCGTGGGAGTCCAGCAGCGCGGCCAGTTCCCGGCCGGGTTCGTCGTCGCCGACGACGCTGACGAACCGGGCCCGCGCGCCCAGCGCGGCGAGGTTCGCCGCGGTGTTCGCCGCCCCGCCGGGCGACAGGGCGCGCGCGCCCACGTCGACGACCGGCGCCGGGGCCTCGCGGCAGATGCGCTCGCAGTGGCCGGACAGCCACACGTCGAGGATCGCGTCGCCGAGCACCACGACCGTGGGCGCGGTCTCCGACAGCAGCCGGACGAGGTCCGGCGTGATGGCGGCCACGTCCTTGGTCTCGCCTGCCATGTCCACCTCCACTCCTTCTCCTGCTCCACCAGTAGCCGGATCTTGCGGTACGAAACATTTCCGTTTGCTGCCTGCGGAAACGGGCACCTTGAGCGCGTGGTGAATTCCGACGCAGGGCCCGCGGTCGGCCCGATCGAAGCGAAGTGGCCGGACGTGCGCAGGATCGCCGTGCTGCGCGGTGGCGGTCTGGGGGATCTGCTGTTCGCGGTGCCGGCGATGGCCGCGCTCCGGGCGGCCTACCCGGACGCCGAGATCGTGCTGCTGGGCACGGAACTGCACCGTGAGCTGTTCGCCGGGCGCCCGTCGCCGGTGACCGAGGTGCGGCCGCTGCCGCCGTACGAGAACGTGCACGAGCCCGCCGGGAAGCCGTTCGACGCGGCGGAGCAGCAGGCCTGGTTCGACGCGCTGAAGCCGGTGGACCTGGCCGTGCAGTTGCACGGCGGCGGGCGCAACTCCAACCCTTTTCTGCGCAGGCTGGAACCGCGGTACCTGGTCGGCGCGCGGACGCCGGACGCGGCGGAGGCCGACCGGTGGCTGCCGTTCCGGTACTACCAGCACGAGGTGTTGCGCGCGCTGGAGGTCGCCGGGCTGGCCGGGGCGCGGCCGGTGGAGCTGGAACCGTCCATCGCGGTGACCGACGCCGATCGCGCGGCGGCGGACGAGGTGCTGGAGGGACTGCCGGAGCCGCTGGTCGTGGTGCACCCCGGCGCCGGTGACCCGCGCCGCCGGTGGCCCGCGGAGCGGTTCGCCGAGATCGCGGCCAAGCTCGCGGCAGGCGGGCGCGGTGTGGTGGTGATCGGGGCGCCGGACGAACGTGAACTGGTCGAGCGGGTGGCCGGCCTGGCCGGCCCGCCGGTGCGCGGGCTGACGTCGCTCAGCATGTCCGCGCTGGTGGGTGTGCTGGACCGGTGCTCGGCGTTCGCAGGCAACGACAGCGGCCCGCGGCACCTGGCGGCGGCGGTCGGCGCGCCGACGGTCAGCGTGTACTGGATGGGCAACGTGGTGAACGCGGGGCCGCTCAGCCGGTCGCGGCACAGGTTGCTGATCTCGTGGACGGCGAACTGCCCGGTGTGCGGCGTCGACTGCACGCGCGAGGACCTGCCCCGTTGCGAGCACGACGACTCCTTCGTGGCGACGGTCCCGGTCGAAGACGTGCTGGGGGAGCTGGAGGAGCTGCTGGCCGGCCGGTGAGCCGGGGGTCCGCGGAGCGGCGAGCCGGGGCGTTCGTGGGGTGTTGGATCGAGGGTTCGCCGGGCGGCGAGCCAGGGCGATCGGCGGGCGGTGAGTCGGGGCGGTGAGCCGTGTCCGCGGCGGTACGCCAGGCACTCGCCGAGCAGGAGCAGGTGCGGTGGCGCGGCGCGTAGCCGCGCCACCCCGAGGTCAGCTCCGGTCGTCGTCGGACTCGACGCGGACGGCCGAGATCAGCTCGGTCCAGCTCCCGTAGCCCACCGGCGGGATCGCGCGCAGCGCGGCGACCGTGTCGTCGTCGGCGCCGTTGCGCTCCGCGCACTCCAGGATCTGCGGCTTCTCCGCCGGGAAATCCAGGTCCTGCAGCGAGGCCTCCAGGCTCTCCCGGGTCGTGGTGCGGTTCATCGTCGTCCCTCCTTTCCCGCCTGTGGGCTTGCCGCCCGCGGCGGGCTCAAACGGGTCAGCTCGGCGCGGCGGTCTCCAGCACCCGCACCGAGCGGGCCACCGCGAGCAGCGCCGCGTC
The window above is part of the Amycolatopsis thermoflava N1165 genome. Proteins encoded here:
- the rfaE2 gene encoding D-glycero-beta-D-manno-heptose 1-phosphate adenylyltransferase; its protein translation is MAGETKDVAAITPDLVRLLSETAPTVVVLGDAILDVWLSGHCERICREAPAPVVDVGARALSPGGAANTAANLAALGARARFVSVVGDDEPGRELAALLDSHGVDTENLLTAPSRRSISKQRVVADDQVLLRFDEGDRDDLPAVQTNRLTKALENALAGADALMVCDYGNGLLGKPLRDAVARLRADIPLLVVDAHDFEHWLQARPDLVTPNAAEAANLLGADLPEPGEERARLFEDERRTLLDKTGAAAAVVTMDRHGAMLLTGEGRGYRTWADPAPESQASGAGDTFAAALVLARAAGLPTTSCMELAQTAANVVVHQDGTAICSQAQLSLALSREREAAVPAGELARAVAAHREAGRRVVFTNGCFDVLHRGHITYLNEAKRLGDVLIVAVNSDESVRRLKGPDRPVNTAQDRAAVLSALSCVDHVAVFEEDTPIELLKLLEPQLYVKGGDYTENMLPEAPTVRSYGGEVRVLGYVADHSTTSVIEKIRTSAPVGEGA
- a CDS encoding glycosyltransferase family 2 protein; this encodes MRVDVLIPTRNRPAELAVTLSGLAAQDFPDFAVHVADQSDGNASYDSPAAEAMVRVLRHQGHPVDLSRNLPRRGLAQQRNHLLDQSKADYVLFLDDDVWLEPGAISRLHSAITELGCGMVGNAVTGLSYLDDRRPHELEPYEEWDGRPEPEQITPGTREWRRWTLHNAANPTHLSERVRHRPKWTAYKVAWVGGCVMFDREALVNVGGFEFWQELPPEHCGEDVLAQMKVAAKYGAAGILPTGAVHLESPTTVVNRNTEAYDVVSP
- a CDS encoding DUF2795 domain-containing protein, with amino-acid sequence MNRTTTRESLEASLQDLDFPAEKPQILECAERNGADDDTVAALRAIPPVGYGSWTELISAVRVESDDDRS
- a CDS encoding glycosyltransferase family 9 protein; translation: MVNSDAGPAVGPIEAKWPDVRRIAVLRGGGLGDLLFAVPAMAALRAAYPDAEIVLLGTELHRELFAGRPSPVTEVRPLPPYENVHEPAGKPFDAAEQQAWFDALKPVDLAVQLHGGGRNSNPFLRRLEPRYLVGARTPDAAEADRWLPFRYYQHEVLRALEVAGLAGARPVELEPSIAVTDADRAAADEVLEGLPEPLVVVHPGAGDPRRRWPAERFAEIAAKLAAGGRGVVVIGAPDERELVERVAGLAGPPVRGLTSLSMSALVGVLDRCSAFAGNDSGPRHLAAAVGAPTVSVYWMGNVVNAGPLSRSRHRLLISWTANCPVCGVDCTREDLPRCEHDDSFVATVPVEDVLGELEELLAGR